In Notolabrus celidotus isolate fNotCel1 chromosome 22, fNotCel1.pri, whole genome shotgun sequence, the genomic stretch GATTTTTTGCTCTGATccaattttttgtttgcctgttcacattaccatctataatatgacctgtatccgattccagtgtgaactgtttgcggctccgaactgccccgcatgggcaaaagaacagtaacaatgacgtcacatgcagctgtttcacaaacgtaaacatggaggaagtcagcatgtttgcctttgtttatttttttttttctgtgtcccCGCTTGGCAAGTTCTTTCGATatactttcaaacacagactGGTTACGGTATGAACCCTCAAGCTTTGCTTCTATGGAAGTGTCACACCATATATTTATAAGTTCCAAGACCTCGctccattgacttgctccatcgttgctttcctccatttttgcaaggctaccgccgcgcagaattgtgacgtgtgtcgctataaagtgatgtgaaagtatcaaatgtgcatcaaatcagccttggccgttcacactgaggtcgaattgaaaaaaaatcagaactgTATCtcattcaggaccacatatggaagtgatctaaatctgatttgaaaaaatctgatttgggccacttttgcctgcagtgtgaacatagccttagTGACCCCTAAATGCGTTCAGATAGAGATATatggatgttttgtttttgcaggatgAACCTCCAGCTAAAAAGGGCAGAGTTAATCCTCAGGTCTACATGGACATCAAGATTGGAAACAAGCCAGCAGGGAGACTACGCTTCCTTCTCCGAGCTGACATTGTTCCCATGACTGCAGGTGTGTATGCTGTGTGGTCATCATCACAATGTTGACAAAAATATTATCTTTAGCAAATACTGTAGCTGCACAATGTTTGCTCTGCTTATGTTTAGAATTGAAATAGGCTATACATATAAATACTTCAGTAAAACACTGCCTCAAATGTGTTGAAAAAATGGTTTAACAAACATTGAAATCCTTTCTGTATTCTGTATTAGAGAATTTCCGCTGCTTATGCACACATGAGAAGGGCTTTGGCTTCAAGGGCAGTAGCTTCCATCGCATCATTCCTCAGTTTATGTGCCAAGGAGGTGACTTCACAAACCACAATGGCACCGGTGGCAAATCCATCTATGGTCGGAAGTTTGACGATGAAAACTTTGTTCTCAAACACACTGCTCCAGGTAAGAAGGAACAGGCGGTTGGGGTGTGCTGTCCCTTTTTGGATCCGATTCATTGCTAATATTTACTTGCAGATCTTGTGAATAACTGACCAAACTTTGTGTCATCCTTGTTTGCAGGGCAGCTGTCCATGGCCAACTCGGGGGCAAACACAAACGGCTCTCAGTTCTTTATCACCACTGATAAAACAGATTGGCTGGATGGCAAACATGTGGTGTTTGGAGACCTGGTAGAGGGGATGGATGTGCTCCGTGCAATGGAGGTAAGAGAGGGATGGGAACACAAAATGATTACTTTAAATACTTGaatgtctgattttttttctttatttgtatagggccaaatcacaacaaactttatctcaagactcttttacaaacatagtagtctagaccatactctgttaaattattaacaaagacccaacatcgaGTCAGGATAAGATCctgtcccctcttactgacaggactcaattttatctcatcttaatccaccatgagcaatgCATTGGATCCAAAACGTCTTCATCACAGCACCTCTTGTAAGATGTCCCCAGTCTAGACACAtttcaccttcttgtttgctgctgtaactccatgaatttccctgttgtgagACGAATATTgagtatctcatcttatctcttATCACAGTTTGCTGTATGGGGTTGTGTCTCTGCAGATCAGTCTCTGCCCATGCTGACTCCTGTCCACTGCCCACACTACCTCAAAACttaaggatctgctgctaacatattggtgccagataccacagcatACATTTAGAGGTCTCGTAGAGTCCATGTCTCATCAGGTCAAAGCCGTATTTGCCCTTACCTGAGGAAAAGGGGACCTACACAATACTAggtcataatggtcataatCTTAAGGCTGATCAGTGTAAAATTCTATATAAACACTTAAACCCCCTTTCTGTGTCTCTGCTATGATGCAGCATCACAGCTTATCTgctgattttttatttgtaattaagATATGTGCTTGTTTTCATAAAGAATAGGGAGGTTAGATATGATCACCAGTAGTCACTGTGTGCACAAGTGGGGATGTAATCAACTGCGATGTGTGAACTCCTATAGTAGGAGCTGTGCACTCACTCGGGACACAAACTAAAACCAGGTGTAAAAGTGGCCATAGGTTTTCACTCATCTTGAGCTACATGAGACAGACACCAAAATGAGCAAATTATTAGACTAGTATAGCAGTCAACTGAACTTCAGAGCTTTGATAAGGATccacagatttttttgttttacagtcaGTCTTGACCTTgtttctctaaaaaaaaaaaaaaaaaaagaaagaggaaaaatgaaaagGTAATTaatgtatctgtgtttttcatttttgcaggCTCAGGGAGCAAAGGACGGCAAGACAAAGCAGAAAGTTATCATCTCTGACTGTGGAGAATATGTTTGAATGATTAAGTGTTCCAGGTTAAGTGTGTCTGAGAGGAGTTTTTTCAGGGTCTTTTTGTACTTTGAATACACATCTGTCATGTAAATATTTcaataaataactttttttaaataaatctcaTCTGTTTACTTTACTGCCAACTTTGTCACGTCTGCTGATGTTATCTGACCCATTTATTACTGCATGATTATCTATGTATGGTTTCATCTTTATCATTTAGATAtcaaaaatctaataaatatatgtttttataatatttttcTCAGAAAAAACCCGGCTAAAATTAGAATACAGTTACTTTTTGAATGAACCAATAATTATGAAAGTTTAAGAAAACCACACCATATAAATTATACATGCCAAAGTATTGTCTAATATATTTCAGAATAAAGACGTGTTTGaaatcatttgaaaaaaacaacacagggaggaattaaatatttatttttttatttacctgaTCGGATATCAAGTATTCGATGGATCAAGGCTGCCCCACCTGAGCAGGTTGAGTGGTGAGAAGGCATGGCAGGCAGACAACTCCACCCCCTCCACTCCCGCACACTCACTGTTGAGAAATCTGTTGAGAATCTCATCGGCGAGGCTCATCCCAAAGCCTGTTCCTCCGCTCCGACACCGAACGGCAACGCAAGGGTTTAAACTGTAAGTATTCaaatgattttgattttaacTAAACAGTAT encodes the following:
- the ppie gene encoding peptidyl-prolyl cis-trans isomerase E, encoding MAANKRVLYVGGLAEEVDEKVLHAAFIPFGDITDIQIPLDYETEKHRGFAFIEFEMGEDAAAAIDNMNESELFGRTIRVNTAKPMRIKEGSSRPVWSDDDWLKKFSGKTSEEAEGEAAGGESTNTAAQEDEPPAKKGRVNPQVYMDIKIGNKPAGRLRFLLRADIVPMTAENFRCLCTHEKGFGFKGSSFHRIIPQFMCQGGDFTNHNGTGGKSIYGRKFDDENFVLKHTAPGQLSMANSGANTNGSQFFITTDKTDWLDGKHVVFGDLVEGMDVLRAMEAQGAKDGKTKQKVIISDCGEYV